In Gossypium arboreum isolate Shixiya-1 chromosome 3, ASM2569848v2, whole genome shotgun sequence, the sequence tggcgactcccgttctttcattttcaaaatctaagtcGACCTacccgttttttcaaaaaaatggttacgacaagtATTACCCCTAATTTGCCTAGATAGAGACATAAAcagagtttatatatatatatatatatatgagtaaaaGTATTATAAAGACTATTGTACTAGAAGTTAGATAATATTTTACTCCTTTCACTAAAAAATATGTAAACTAGTCCAGTATATATAGGTCAAAGTACCAATTAAGTGACTATTTTATTTTACGATTAATCATATATCACGTCACATTAGAGTAACTTAATCAATAtgtcaaattaataaaatttgtcagaaaaattttaaataaaaaaataggaaGACTTTTTTttaagtacaaggactaaatattatttttttataaaagtagAAGGACTAAGAAtatattttaaccttattttatatatatatatatatatatatatatatatatatatatatatatattcacactcAATTCACAAGTTACACATTATGAAATCGTTAGAAAGAATGTTGTGTTACATCCAATTGCAACataaaatgaatgaatgaaaacaaCATACTTAGGTTGCTATAGAAAATAACATCCGACTAACTGATTGCCATTATTTCATTTTTGGTGGAAAATGACATCTCAGTATTGTATTTCATAATTTGAATTTcacttttttatattattaattattattgtattaagtgataaaaattgaatctttcataaataaaatttcaaagttggaATTTTATGAATTGAAAAATAATGTAAAAAGAGTTTTACACTAATTACAAATCtaatctaatttaattttaaatttaatcgaGTTTAATATGATTATTAAATACGAAAATTTTATGGACAAACAATTACTACATATTTAGAAAGAAAAAGTTTTAGCGAATGAGTATTAGTaatgtatttttaaattattatttttatattaatcgaaataaataatatatatttttaattattaaaaaaagaaaatgaaccttagcaatttatttttatttgttttataattattttaaccaaaagataaaaacatataaatttcggTCAATCCAGTTAATCGATCGAATTAATCGAAATATTTCGGTTTGGTtaatgtattttaaaaaaattaattcgattaacggttaaaaatttttACATTTAGGGAAATTCGGTTAATAGTAATTCGGTTCGGTTAATAATCGAACTGACTATTTGAACACCCCTAGTTATGGATAATTTTAGGTATTGtgtcaaaaataaataagaaactaTAAGgagattattaaaaaataatttaatttagatAAAACCAATATACTGACCTGAATTTCGAAAATGGGCCGaaaatgaattttgaaattataaGACGGGCCTTGAAAAACCCTCGACATAAGTTTCCAATTTTGAAGGATTTGATAATCGCTCTCTCTTTTTCACTGTTTCTTCAACTGAAAACTCAGGTCGATTCAACGAACAACGTTAGGGCTTTTTACCATCTGAAGCTTAACCAATAGCCGACAATGGAAGCCGGAGATGGAGGCGTTGACGTAGTCGTTGATTCTAAGGATTTACAGCAACAGAGTAAAGCCTTCGATAAACTCACCGATCGTGTCGAAGATCGCCAGCTCGATTCTTCTCGTGCCAAATCGGTCCCCTTTCGATCTTTAGCTTACGCTTCTTTTGTTCCTTTTCGTTTTCTTTTGCTTACgggattctttttctttttcttttttacgtTGCAGGCCATGGCATCGATTGCGGCATCAGCTGAAGCAGAAAAGAATGCAATGAGATTGAGGTTTGATTTCTTGAATATTAATTATCTAAGTTTAATTTTAGTCCAATTTGGTTCCTCTTTGTAGTATGTTTTGTTACATTCGTTGAATTTTGATGGTTGGATTTGAATTTGCAGAAATTTATAAAGATATTAATATCTGACACTATATGATCGAATAAATATATGAAAGAATTTATAAAGAAACCGAGTATATTCATATcgaagacttttttttttttttttatgtgtgtGTTTTGTCATTAAAATTGTCAAAAGCTGTGTATAAGGTAATTTG encodes:
- the LOC108476247 gene encoding uncharacterized protein LOC108476247, yielding MEAGDGGVDVVVDSKDLQQQSKAFDKLTDRVEDRQLDSSRAKSAMASIAASAEAEKNAMRLREKELAAVKINAADVDIIANELELDKKVAESTLREHKGDAVAAIRSLLH